The Corallococcus caeni genome includes a region encoding these proteins:
- a CDS encoding M48 family metallopeptidase, which produces MQRMVTALLTLTLASGLSTGCTKQRVGAEKALAKVLISDEQENQLGLQVKQELETKEHIKYVQDPAVVDYVRSISAPILSQANKDRSGVKWKVNVIDDPKTVNAFATPGGFLYVYTGLLLAADTEAELAGVMAHEAGHVVGRHSARAMVNAYGLQAITQVALGQNPGTAAQIAAQLAGGGLQLAHGRSEETEADEYGAKYASAAGFDPNGLITFFQKLQKEQGSTPGVLKWLSTHPTNEDRIAHLRKVIAQNGYKGDRDTAGGLTAIQAKLPKQ; this is translated from the coding sequence ATGCAACGGATGGTCACCGCACTCCTGACCCTGACCCTGGCCTCGGGCCTCTCCACGGGCTGCACCAAGCAGCGCGTGGGCGCGGAGAAGGCGCTCGCCAAGGTGCTCATCTCCGACGAGCAGGAGAACCAGCTCGGCCTCCAGGTGAAGCAGGAGCTGGAGACGAAGGAGCACATCAAGTACGTGCAGGACCCGGCGGTGGTGGACTACGTCCGGAGCATCTCCGCGCCCATCCTGTCGCAGGCCAACAAGGACCGCTCCGGGGTGAAGTGGAAGGTCAACGTCATTGACGACCCGAAGACGGTCAACGCCTTCGCCACGCCGGGCGGCTTCCTCTACGTGTACACGGGCCTGCTGCTCGCGGCGGACACGGAGGCGGAGCTGGCGGGCGTGATGGCGCACGAGGCGGGCCACGTGGTGGGCCGGCACTCCGCGCGCGCCATGGTGAACGCCTACGGCCTGCAGGCCATCACCCAGGTGGCGCTGGGCCAGAACCCGGGCACCGCGGCGCAGATCGCCGCGCAGCTGGCGGGCGGCGGGCTGCAGCTGGCGCACGGCCGCAGCGAGGAGACGGAGGCCGACGAGTACGGCGCGAAGTACGCCTCCGCGGCGGGCTTCGACCCCAACGGCCTCATCACCTTCTTCCAGAAGCTCCAGAAGGAGCAGGGCTCCACGCCGGGCGTCCTCAAGTGGCTGTCCACGCACCCCACCAACGAGGACCGCATCGCCCACCTGCGGAAGGTCATCGCGCAGAACGGGTACAAGGGCGACCGCGACACCGCGGGCGGGCTGACGGCCATCCAGGCCAAGCTGCCCAAGCAGTAG
- the mutM gene encoding bifunctional DNA-formamidopyrimidine glycosylase/DNA-(apurinic or apyrimidinic site) lyase, with protein sequence MPELPEVEIARRNLERWFKGHRIVRAEADATRVFRGAELARFTRLTGQVKALERKGKYLLLTLEGGHGLMAHLGMTGKFVRRKEGEAVPHSRARFHLDDGHVVHFADPRLFGRMEPVPAKDLWELPSVKALGRDPLTEGLTGPQLQEAVGDSKQDLKVALMDQGRVAGLGNIHAAEALFRAGLHPARKPGTLTPDDWKHLARAIHAAFDFAFKEQEGEDITYLEEAGSVNRFRVYGRAQGPCSKCGTPVESFTQGGRTTHFCPKCQPLSSVASRAPRKGPAAGKGTAPAVASTKPRSRRR encoded by the coding sequence ATGCCTGAGCTACCGGAAGTGGAGATCGCCCGGCGCAACCTGGAGCGCTGGTTCAAGGGCCACCGCATCGTGCGCGCGGAAGCGGACGCCACCCGCGTCTTCCGGGGCGCGGAGCTGGCGCGCTTCACCCGGCTCACCGGACAGGTGAAGGCCCTGGAGCGCAAGGGAAAGTACCTGCTCCTCACCCTGGAGGGTGGCCACGGCCTGATGGCCCACCTGGGGATGACGGGCAAGTTCGTGCGCCGGAAGGAGGGGGAGGCCGTCCCCCACAGCCGCGCCCGCTTCCACCTGGACGACGGCCACGTGGTCCACTTCGCTGATCCACGCCTCTTCGGCCGGATGGAGCCCGTGCCCGCGAAGGACCTGTGGGAGCTGCCCTCGGTGAAGGCCCTGGGGCGGGATCCGCTGACCGAAGGGCTCACCGGGCCCCAGCTCCAGGAGGCGGTGGGGGACTCGAAGCAGGACCTGAAGGTGGCGCTGATGGACCAGGGCCGCGTCGCGGGCCTGGGCAACATCCACGCCGCGGAGGCCCTCTTCCGGGCGGGCCTGCACCCGGCGCGCAAGCCCGGCACCCTCACCCCCGACGACTGGAAGCACCTGGCCCGCGCCATCCACGCCGCGTTCGACTTCGCCTTCAAGGAGCAGGAGGGCGAGGACATCACCTACCTGGAGGAGGCTGGCTCCGTGAACCGCTTCCGCGTCTACGGGCGGGCGCAGGGGCCGTGCTCGAAGTGCGGAACCCCCGTGGAGTCCTTCACCCAGGGTGGACGCACCACGCATTTCTGTCCGAAATGTCAGCCGCTCTCCAGCGTTGCCTCCCGCGCGCCCCGGAAGGGGCCGGCGGCGGGGAAGGGGACGGCCCCCGCCGTTGCAAGTACGAAGCCCCGCTCCCGTAGACGTTGA
- a CDS encoding YihY/virulence factor BrkB family protein → MGLPRLKYLTWREFARRFWKEIEEDTVTDVAAQLSYYFIFSLFPFLFFLVTLVAYLPFAPGAVDAMMDRIRPLVPGDAMGVLSQHLTSVVGETRPKLLTVGLLVALWSASRGVDALRKALNLAYDVSESRPYWKTQGLALAVTLMGGLLIPLSFAILLLGGRVGAWVADKLALIDEFHVVWSWLRWPFTAALVMLMLSLCYYLLPDVKQRFKYITPGSVLGTLAWLGSTWGFTQYVEHFGKYDVTYGSIGGVVVLMLWLYLSGLIFILGGELNAILEHASAQGKAKGARDFGQPAPLEPPLKTPGAAKSAASARKTRLALFKRRRRVAEGKDPEPPGLVPDGKDTPSMH, encoded by the coding sequence ATGGGGCTGCCACGGCTCAAGTACCTGACGTGGAGGGAGTTCGCGCGGCGCTTCTGGAAGGAGATTGAAGAGGACACCGTCACCGACGTGGCGGCGCAGCTGTCCTACTACTTCATCTTCTCGCTGTTCCCGTTCCTGTTCTTCCTCGTGACGCTGGTGGCGTACCTGCCGTTCGCGCCCGGCGCCGTGGACGCGATGATGGACCGCATCCGCCCGCTGGTGCCCGGCGACGCCATGGGCGTGCTCAGCCAGCACCTGACGTCCGTCGTCGGGGAGACGCGCCCCAAGCTGCTCACCGTGGGTCTGCTCGTGGCGCTGTGGTCCGCGTCGCGCGGCGTGGACGCCCTGCGCAAGGCCCTCAACCTGGCCTACGACGTGTCGGAGTCCCGGCCCTACTGGAAGACGCAGGGCCTGGCGCTGGCCGTGACGCTGATGGGCGGCCTGCTCATCCCCCTGTCCTTCGCCATCCTGCTCTTGGGCGGACGCGTGGGGGCGTGGGTGGCGGACAAGCTGGCGCTCATCGACGAGTTCCACGTCGTCTGGTCCTGGCTGCGCTGGCCCTTCACCGCGGCGCTGGTGATGCTGATGCTGTCGCTCTGCTACTACCTGCTGCCGGACGTGAAGCAGCGCTTCAAGTACATCACCCCGGGCTCCGTGCTCGGCACGCTCGCGTGGCTGGGCAGCACCTGGGGCTTCACCCAGTACGTGGAGCACTTCGGCAAGTACGACGTCACCTACGGCTCCATCGGTGGCGTGGTGGTGCTGATGCTGTGGCTCTACCTCTCCGGGCTCATCTTCATCCTCGGCGGGGAGCTCAACGCCATCCTCGAGCACGCGTCCGCGCAGGGGAAGGCCAAGGGCGCGCGCGACTTCGGTCAGCCCGCGCCCCTGGAGCCGCCCCTCAAGACGCCCGGCGCGGCCAAGAGCGCCGCCAGCGCCCGGAAGACGCGGCTCGCGCTGTTCAAGCGCAGGCGCCGCGTGGCGGAAGGAAAAGACCCGGAGCCCCCGGGCCTGGTGCCGGACGGGAAGGACACCCCGTCCATGCACTGA
- a CDS encoding MTAP family purine nucleoside phosphorylase, translating to MPAVKVGIIGGHALYQALGLQGRGEHLSVETPFGPHSTPLISTELDGVPTVFVFRHGQGHVHNATRAPYRANLFALKTLGVTHVLATGTVGSLREAIQPLHLALPDQVIDRTYRRPCTFYDDVAVHVELAQPFCATLRQTLIDAGQKSDTVVHPSATYVCIEGPSLSTQAESQLYRAWGADLVGLTAMPEARLAREAELHYALIALPTDHDSWRPQPVGQEPEALLPQFAQRLDAVTAHGAALLRRALPRIASAPASCRCASALALAIFTDRTRIPAEVKSRLRPLLGRYLPSGLV from the coding sequence ATGCCGGCGGTCAAGGTGGGCATCATCGGGGGCCACGCCCTCTACCAGGCCCTGGGGCTCCAGGGGCGCGGCGAACACCTCTCCGTGGAGACGCCCTTCGGGCCCCACAGCACCCCGCTCATCTCCACGGAGCTGGACGGCGTCCCCACCGTCTTCGTCTTCCGCCACGGCCAGGGCCACGTCCACAACGCCACCCGCGCCCCCTACCGCGCCAACCTCTTCGCCCTGAAGACGCTCGGCGTCACCCACGTCCTCGCCACCGGCACCGTGGGCAGCCTGCGCGAAGCCATCCAGCCGCTCCACCTGGCCCTGCCGGATCAGGTCATCGACCGCACCTACCGCCGCCCCTGCACGTTCTACGACGACGTCGCCGTGCACGTGGAGCTGGCCCAGCCCTTCTGCGCCACCCTGCGCCAGACGCTCATCGACGCGGGCCAGAAGAGCGACACCGTGGTGCACCCCTCCGCCACCTACGTCTGCATCGAGGGCCCCTCCCTCAGCACCCAGGCGGAGAGCCAGCTGTACCGCGCGTGGGGCGCGGACCTCGTGGGGCTCACCGCCATGCCGGAGGCGCGGCTCGCGCGCGAGGCGGAGCTGCACTACGCCCTCATCGCGCTGCCCACCGACCATGACTCCTGGCGCCCGCAGCCCGTGGGCCAGGAGCCCGAAGCGCTCCTGCCGCAGTTCGCCCAGCGGCTGGACGCCGTCACCGCCCACGGCGCCGCGCTCCTGCGCCGCGCGCTGCCCCGCATCGCCAGCGCGCCCGCCTCCTGCCGCTGCGCCAGCGCGCTCGCGCTGGCCATCTTCACGGACCGCACGCGCATCCCCGCGGAGGTGAAGAGCCGCCTGCGTCCGCTGCTGGGCCGCTACCTGCCCTCCGGACTCGTCTAG